In Panicum virgatum strain AP13 chromosome 4N, P.virgatum_v5, whole genome shotgun sequence, a single window of DNA contains:
- the LOC120669820 gene encoding origin recognition complex subunit 4-like translates to MVVAVASPSSAAPSAGRPHPTYKEMVVQALTELRDPGGSSRRAIASYIADHFSGLHSSHEALLSAHLRRLRSQGQLRLVSGNYFLSTDAPPPQQRRGPGRPPKQKRGRGRPRKNADLAPSAPIPNLQGPKRGPGRPRKNALVPVASSSAFSLLGAIAASSPSGVKRGRGRPRKNALGPVAEISASPLPGATASPPPSGVKRGRGRPRKNAIVPVASSALSLPGGVALLPPSGIKRRRGRPRKEAFVLVASSTSPLPGATAAPPTSGVKRGRGRPRKNALAMVVSSSLPLLGAIVQPSPYGVKRGRGRPRKNSYPVASPLLGVVSVSSDSVVGAKRGRGRPPKVVVAGKRKHGRPPKEKMQPEPVQSAVAPLTKRGPGRPRKEKTLESGHLKAAQMDEGRHEALPLLAEAASQAEAVPNEVGARSLQPFGNSLMEKRGCGRPRKRPLETETAETGVAALVVKRGRGRPRKENPTAGRSTETGLTASMGIKRGPGRPRKENPSAGRSTETGLTASMGIKRGPGRPRKVRPSETVSVETAVEVFTDLTEGRPEKGEDLASRKETETQGVLLVEEMDAQPANAGGVLVSGEEAEIAPMDAGGAVPRVVSGEEAAIAPKDAGGAMPGVDPMDSDVGTKSH, encoded by the exons ATGGTGGTCGCCGTCGCGtcgccctcgtcggcggcgcccTCTGCCGGCCGCCCCCACCCGACGTACAAGGAG ATGGTCGTGCAGGCGCTGACGGAGCTGCGGGACCCGGGCGGCTCGAGCCGCCGCGCCATCGCCAGCTACATCGCCGACCACTTCTCCGGCCTCCACTCTAGCCACGAGGCGCTCCTCTccgcccacctccgccgcctcagGTCCCAGGGCCAACTTCGCCTCGTCTCCGGCAACTACTTCCTCTCCACCGACGCTCCCCCTCCGCAGCAGCGGCGGGGCCCCGGCCGCCCGCCCAAGCAGAAGCGTGGCCGGGGGCGGCCTCGCAAGAACGCAGATTTAGCTCCTTCCGCTCCGATTCCGAACCTTCAGGGGCCCAAGCGAGGGCCTGGACGCCCGCGGAAGAACGCACTTGTCCCAGTGGCTTCATCATCTGCTTTCTCACTGCTGGGAGCAATTGCTGCGTCATCTCCATCTGGGGTCAAGCGGGGGCGTGGACGCCCACGGAAGAACGCCCTTGGCCCGGTGGCTGAAATCTCTGCTTCGCCGCTGCCGGGAGCGACCGCTTCGCCGCCTCCATCTGGGGTCAAGCGGGGGCGTGGACGCCCACGAAAGAATGCCATTGTCCCGGTGGCTTCCTCTGCTTTGTCGCTACCGGGAGGGGTTGCTCTGCTGCCTCCATCTGGGATCAAGAGGCGGCGTGGACGCCCACGGAAGGAGGCTTTTGTCCTGGTGGCTTCCTCTACTTCGCCGCTGCCAGGAGCAACTGCTGCACCACCCACATCTGGGGTCAAGCGGGGGCGTGGACGCCCACGGAAGAACGCCCTTGCCATGGTAGTTTCCTCTTCTTTGCCGCTGCTGGGAGCGATTGTTCAGCCATCTCCATATGGGGTCAAGCGGGGGCGTGGACGCCCGCGCAAGAATTCCTACCCAGTTGCTTCGCCGCTGCTGGGAGTAGTATCTGTGAGTAGTGACAGTGTAGTTGGTGCAAAGAGGGGACGAGGGCGCCCTCCTAAGGTTGTGGTTGCCGGGAAGAGAAAGCATGGCCGACCTCCTAAGGAGAAGATGCAACCTGAACCTGTGCAATCTGCAGTTGCTCCATTGACTAAGAGGGGGCCTGGAAGaccaaggaaggagaagacatTGGAAAGTGGGCACTTGAAAGCTGCACAGATGGATGAGGGTCGACATGAAGCACTGCCACTGTTAGCAGAAGCTGCAAGCCAAGCTGAGGCTGTGCCAAATGAAGTTGGAGCTAGGAGTTTGCAACCCTTTGGCAATTCTTTGATGGAGAAGAGAGGTTGCGGGCGACCTAGAAAGAGGCCATTGGAAACTGAAACTGCTGAAACAGGAGTTGCTGCATTGGTGGTCAAGAGGGGGCGGGGGAGGCCAAGAAAGGAGAATCCAACGGCAGGGAGGTCTACAGAAACTGGGCTTACTGCATCGATGGGGATCAAAAGAGGGCCTGGAAGGCCAAGAAAGGAGAATCCATCGGCAGGGAGGTCTACAGAAACCGGGCTTACTGCATCAATGGGGATTAAAAGAGGGCCTGGAAGGCCAAGAAAGGTCAGGCCTTCTGAAACCGTGTCTGTGGAAACTGCAGTTGAGGTATTTACGGACTTGACAGAAGGGAGGCCTGAAAAGGGTGAGGATCTGGCATCAAGGAAGGAAACAGAAACTCAAGGTGTACTTTTGGTTGAGGAGATGGATGCTCAGCCTGCAAATGCTGGAGGTGTGCTAGTGTCTGGAGAAGAGGCAGAAATTGCTCCCATGGATGCTGGAGGTGCAGTGCCTAGGGTAGTGTCAGGAGAGGAGGCAGCAATTGCTCCCAAGGATGCTGGTGGTGCAATGCCAGGAGTTGATCCAATGGACTCTGATGTGGGCACCAAGAGTCATTAG